A single genomic interval of SAR202 cluster bacterium harbors:
- a CDS encoding glucose 1-dehydrogenase, whose product MRLSGKVALVSGGARGMGAAEAKLFAREGAKVVIGDVLEKEGRETEAEIRKAGREAVFLRMDVTEAADWQKAIDLAVSRYGKLNVLVNNAGIIDRSELLDTSEETWDRVLGVNAKGIFLGCKLCVPPMLKSGGGSIINISSVSGMVSIGYPAYNSSKGAVRALTKNLAVTYAKKGIRINSIHPGSIWTHMSVTGINRTRDERAETIPMGRVGEPEEVAYGALFLASDESSYITGTELVIDGGLTAE is encoded by the coding sequence ATGCGACTTTCCGGCAAGGTGGCGCTGGTTAGCGGGGGCGCGCGAGGGATGGGCGCCGCAGAGGCGAAACTTTTTGCCAGGGAGGGGGCAAAGGTGGTGATAGGGGATGTGCTGGAGAAGGAAGGGAGAGAGACGGAGGCGGAGATTAGGAAGGCCGGTAGAGAAGCGGTCTTTCTGAGGATGGACGTTACAGAGGCGGCGGACTGGCAAAAAGCGATTGACCTGGCGGTGAGCCGTTATGGAAAACTTAACGTGCTGGTGAACAATGCCGGCATAATCGACCGGTCTGAGCTGCTGGACACGAGTGAAGAGACATGGGACAGGGTTCTTGGAGTGAACGCCAAGGGAATTTTTCTGGGCTGCAAGCTGTGTGTCCCGCCGATGCTCAAGTCGGGTGGGGGATCGATAATCAACATCTCGTCGGTCTCAGGCATGGTCTCGATAGGGTATCCGGCATACAACTCGTCCAAGGGAGCAGTGCGGGCGCTGACTAAAAACCTGGCGGTAACTTATGCCAAGAAAGGCATACGGATAAACTCGATACACCCAGGGTCGATTTGGACTCACATGTCGGTAACAGGGATAAACCGGACGCGCGACGAGCGCGCGGAGACGATACCTATGGGACGGGTGGGTGAGCCGGAGGAGGTGGCTTACGGGGCGTTGTTTCTGGCGTCGGATGAGTCTTCGTATATAACGGGGACGGAGCTGGTCATCGACGGCGGGCTGACAGCGGAGTAG
- a CDS encoding PLP-dependent aminotransferase family protein has product MATQGLDYKKLYAKNLPPPAATYEGIYEHHFITGHSDPDLIPVDDFVESAERVLRKHGKKLAVYYSDGNGPLGNLAMREYLSKKLKKYRGINASPDEILITSGSTQCILLINDTLIDQGDTVLVEEFTYSGTMRNAIRAGAKVIGVPMDDEGMKIDALEKILADLKKKGVTPKYLYTIPSCQNPTGTNMPMERRKKMLEVAGKYGVPIFEDECYSDLVYEGEWENSIKSLDKSNQVLHIGSLSKSLAPGMRLGYLVAPKDIMSQLVASKVDVGTNMITPWIVADYLEGHYEEHIEEVRDMLQRKRDVLVAALKEHFGPNVQFYTPRGGMVLWIKFPENVDTTKPLEAAKKLGVIYNPGKDWAVDPAKGKNYIRLCFGMPSDDSIRRGIEKLAKAFHDTVGVP; this is encoded by the coding sequence ATGGCCACCCAGGGCCTTGACTACAAAAAGCTTTACGCCAAAAATCTCCCGCCGCCCGCGGCCACCTACGAGGGCATCTACGAACACCACTTCATCACCGGCCACAGCGACCCCGACCTCATCCCCGTCGACGACTTCGTCGAATCCGCCGAACGGGTCCTCAGGAAGCACGGCAAGAAGCTGGCCGTCTACTACTCCGACGGCAACGGCCCTCTGGGCAACCTGGCTATGCGCGAGTATCTGTCCAAGAAGCTCAAAAAGTACCGCGGCATCAACGCCAGCCCCGATGAAATCCTCATAACCTCCGGCTCCACCCAGTGCATCCTCCTCATCAACGACACCCTCATCGACCAGGGCGACACCGTCCTCGTCGAAGAGTTCACCTATTCCGGCACCATGCGCAACGCCATCCGCGCCGGCGCCAAGGTCATTGGCGTCCCCATGGACGACGAAGGCATGAAAATCGACGCCCTGGAAAAGATCCTCGCCGACCTCAAGAAGAAGGGCGTCACCCCCAAGTACCTCTACACCATCCCATCCTGCCAGAACCCCACAGGCACCAACATGCCCATGGAGCGCCGCAAGAAGATGCTGGAAGTCGCCGGCAAGTACGGCGTCCCCATCTTCGAGGACGAATGCTATTCAGACCTTGTTTATGAAGGAGAATGGGAAAACTCCATCAAGTCCCTGGACAAGTCCAACCAGGTCCTTCACATCGGCTCCCTCTCCAAGTCCCTGGCTCCCGGCATGAGACTGGGCTACCTGGTGGCGCCTAAAGACATCATGAGCCAGCTCGTCGCCTCCAAAGTCGACGTCGGCACCAACATGATCACTCCCTGGATCGTCGCCGACTACCTGGAAGGCCACTACGAGGAGCATATCGAGGAAGTCCGCGACATGCTCCAGCGCAAGCGCGACGTCCTCGTGGCTGCGCTAAAAGAACACTTCGGACCCAACGTCCAGTTCTATACTCCTCGAGGAGGCATGGTCCTCTGGATCAAGTTCCCCGAGAACGTGGACACCACCAAGCCCCTGGAAGCCGCCAAGAAGCTGGGCGTCATCTACAACCCGGGCAAGGACTGGGCCGTGGACCCCGCCAAGGGCAAAAACTACATCCGCCTCTGCTTCGGTATGCCCAGCGACGACTCTATCCGCCGCGGCATCGAAAAACTCGCCAAAGCCTTCCACGACACCGTCGGCGTCCCCTAA
- a CDS encoding methyltransferase domain-containing protein, giving the protein MGTAMERWRSMVEAEHAQTERLRDPAPPGSDFWKSRAQHFRLDPHRSDDPLVHFLSSMLKPGDTLLDVGAGAGRLALPLALRCRHVTAVEPSGSMVSALKEDTEYYKIGNVSVAKARWEEAEVEPSDIVLCAHVLYTVKDVGPFLKKMTSKAKREVWVVLFQEPPQTGLYPLWRMVHGEDRLSLPSLPELREVLGEMGIEATHHQLPPRASGETVGSREEAHEALRSRMFVTEGSPKDRRLGRVLEEALEEVEGGWRLKWRRSLAPVVTVWRV; this is encoded by the coding sequence ATGGGAACGGCGATGGAGAGGTGGCGGTCGATGGTGGAGGCGGAGCACGCGCAGACGGAGCGGCTGCGGGACCCGGCGCCGCCGGGCAGCGATTTCTGGAAGAGTAGGGCGCAGCATTTTCGGCTGGACCCCCATCGCAGCGACGACCCGCTGGTGCATTTTCTGTCATCGATGTTGAAGCCAGGGGATACATTGCTGGATGTGGGGGCGGGGGCGGGACGGCTGGCGCTGCCGCTGGCGCTTCGGTGCCGGCATGTGACGGCGGTAGAGCCGTCGGGGAGTATGGTGTCGGCGCTGAAGGAGGATACGGAGTATTACAAGATTGGCAATGTGTCGGTGGCGAAGGCCAGGTGGGAGGAGGCGGAGGTGGAGCCGTCGGACATCGTGCTGTGCGCGCATGTGTTGTACACGGTGAAGGACGTGGGGCCGTTTTTGAAAAAGATGACGTCCAAAGCGAAGCGGGAGGTGTGGGTGGTGCTGTTCCAGGAGCCGCCGCAGACGGGGCTGTACCCGTTGTGGCGGATGGTGCATGGGGAGGACAGGCTTAGTCTGCCGTCGCTGCCGGAATTGAGGGAGGTGCTGGGGGAGATGGGGATTGAGGCGACGCACCACCAGCTGCCGCCGCGGGCGTCAGGGGAGACGGTGGGGTCCCGAGAGGAGGCGCATGAGGCGCTGCGGTCGAGGATGTTTGTTACCGAGGGGAGTCCAAAGGATAGGCGGCTGGGGAGGGTTTTGGAGGAGGCATTAGAGGAGGTGGAGGGAGGATGGCGGCTGAAGTGGAGGCGGAGCCTGGCGCCGGTGGTGACGGTGTGGAGGGTGTAG
- a CDS encoding glucose 1-dehydrogenase, with translation MRLEGKVAIISGGARGMGAVEARLFAKEGAKVVLGDVLEDLGKQVAREIEDSGGDAVFVKMDVRNKKDWDKTVDTAMKKYGKVNILVNNAGIFKRTPIDKTTEADWDEIMDVNGKGVFLGCMAGIAAMLKSGGGSIINISSISGIVSLGTPPYNASKGAVRIMTKTLAVEYAKRGIRVNSIHPGVIDTDMMKGDTHTKEEWDRLIPIGRWARPEEVANGALFLASDESSYITGAELVIDGGFTAQ, from the coding sequence ATGAGGCTGGAAGGAAAGGTGGCGATTATTAGTGGGGGCGCCAGGGGAATGGGGGCGGTGGAGGCCAGGCTTTTCGCGAAGGAGGGGGCAAAGGTGGTGTTGGGTGATGTGCTGGAGGACCTGGGGAAGCAGGTGGCGAGGGAGATAGAGGACTCAGGCGGGGATGCTGTGTTCGTGAAGATGGACGTGCGCAACAAGAAGGACTGGGACAAGACGGTGGATACGGCGATGAAGAAGTATGGGAAGGTCAACATTCTGGTGAACAATGCCGGCATATTTAAGAGGACGCCGATTGATAAGACCACCGAGGCGGACTGGGATGAGATTATGGACGTGAACGGAAAAGGGGTCTTTCTGGGGTGCATGGCGGGGATAGCGGCGATGCTGAAGTCGGGAGGCGGGTCGATAATAAACATATCGTCGATATCGGGGATAGTGTCGCTGGGGACGCCGCCGTACAACGCGTCCAAGGGGGCGGTGCGGATTATGACGAAGACGCTGGCGGTGGAGTACGCCAAGCGGGGGATAAGGGTCAATTCGATACACCCGGGGGTTATCGACACGGACATGATGAAGGGGGATACGCACACGAAAGAGGAATGGGACCGGCTGATACCGATAGGCCGGTGGGCGAGGCCGGAGGAGGTGGCGAACGGGGCGTTGTTTTTGGCGTCGGACGAGTCGTCATATATAACGGGGGCGGAGCTGGTGATAGACGGGGGGTTCACGGCGCAGTAA